The window CATGGGATCATACATGGGACCAAGCCATGGCAAAAAAAATGACGCCAGGGCCATGAGCATAAACACCGACAATATGGCGATGCCGGCCTTGCCCACAGGGTTTTTAATAAATAGTCTCCAGCCGGCCGTAAATCGTTTAATGTGTTGACTGTTCATCATATCCCCCCCCGGTTCCTTTTAGTATGTAATACGGGGATCCAGCCAGACATAAAGCAGATCCACAATCATATTGGCCACCAGCACCACCAGGGCGATGAGCAGAAAACAGGCCTGGGCCAGGGGATAATCATTGTTGCTTACGGCAAATATCAATTCCCGGCCAATGCCGGGCCAGGAGAATATCTGTTCGGTCAACGCCCCGCCGTTAATGGAAAAGGCAAGGCTTAAGCCCACGCTTGTAATGACGGGAAGCGCCGCATTTTTTGCCGCATGCTTGTCCCGGATAACCTTTTCACTTAACCCCTTGGCCCGGGCCGTGATGATATAGTCCTCCTTTAGAACCGTAAGCATGGATGAACGCATGAGCAGCAGGTATGACCCCAGATTGATGATAAAAAGCGTCATAAGGGGAAGCATCATATGCTGAATCAGGTCAAAAAACCTTGGCATATTCAAACCGGATGCACCGGCCCACAAGGTCGGGGTAAGGACTCCGCCCAGAGGACAGATGGCCAGTTTAAATCCGAAAAGCCAGAGCATCAGCAACGCAAACCATGGGATAAACAGGGTGTAGCAGACCAGGGCGGACAGGGACATCATGTTGTCCAGGAAACTGCCCTTTTTCCAGGCTGCTATTTTTCCCAGATAAATTCCTGCAAAGGCAGCCAGAATGGTGGAGCTGGTAAACAGCAGAAGAGTCCATCCCAACCGTTCTTTGATGATCTTCCCCACGGGCAGCCCATAATGGAATGATACCCCGAAATCTCCGGTAAAGAAATGTTTCAAATAGAGGATGTACTGATCCCACAAA is drawn from uncultured Desulfobacter sp. and contains these coding sequences:
- a CDS encoding ABC transporter permease; this translates as MRLICIIGKIFEIAFIFFIILTVLFFLFRLSPGDPISRIVDPSLTAEDMTRMISQLGLDRSLWDQYILYLKHFFTGDFGVSFHYGLPVGKIIKERLGWTLLLFTSSTILAAFAGIYLGKIAAWKKGSFLDNMMSLSALVCYTLFIPWFALLMLWLFGFKLAICPLGGVLTPTLWAGASGLNMPRFFDLIQHMMLPLMTLFIINLGSYLLLMRSSMLTVLKEDYIITARAKGLSEKVIRDKHAAKNAALPVITSVGLSLAFSINGGALTEQIFSWPGIGRELIFAVSNNDYPLAQACFLLIALVVLVANMIVDLLYVWLDPRITY